The Cololabis saira isolate AMF1-May2022 chromosome 5, fColSai1.1, whole genome shotgun sequence genome segment ATGTTAACAAGTATTTTACCCACAATACCCATATTAAGTATTTTTACAACAATACCTATATTAAGTATTTTAGCAACAATACCTATATTAACAAGTATTTTACCAACAATAAGAGCTATATTAAGTATTTTAGCAACAATAATAGCTATATTAAGTATTTTAGCAACAATAACTATATTAAATATTTTACCAACAATAAGAGCTATtaaatattttaacaataacaccTATATTAACAAGTATTTTGCCAACAATAAGAGCTATATTAAGTATTTTACCAACAATAAGAGCTATattaagaattttaccaacaatagctatattaaatatttttacaataCCACTTATATTAACATCCATCTCCTCACGCCCATGCAGCTGTAGTAGATGACCTGAAGTATTTTACCAACAATAGCtatattaaatattttaacaataacaccTGTATTACCCCCCCATCTCCTCACACCCTCACCTGCCATGCAGCTGTAGTAGAtgacctgcagcagcagccgcagatGCTCCCACAGCCCCGTCAGCATCTGCCTGGTCCACGGCAGCAGCGCCGTCTTCCCCCCGCCGAGCCGGGCCAGCTCCTCGGAGCCGCTCCTCTCAGTCGCAGCCATGTTTCCTGGGACTAGTTCCTCCTCACGTATTCTGAAACTCCCCCACCAACACCTTCGTTTCGGTCGCTGACAGGCTTCGGTCGCTGGGACGGCGCTTCATCTTCCGGTAGATAAAGATTGGTGCCATTTTTCTCCCCCCGTCGTCAGTTTTCATGCTGGATCTCCATGTTTGTGTCTTCGTTGTTGTGTCGGGAGTGAATGTCAGGCGGTTGCAACAGATCGGGTTTAAATACACGGATGACGCAGGGAGACTGGGCGGTGATTGGCCGGAGCGGCTGTCACTCAACCCCCGCCGACCAATCAGCGGCGGGGAATCGGTTTCCTGACCGGAGTCACGTTAGATGTGACGCAGAGAAAGTGCCCGTAATATCTAGGAAATTTCCCCTAAACACCCCCGCAATCCAAGTGAAATTAACGTTTAAAACGAAATGTAAACACCCGAAAAGAAGTTTGGGTGATGAAAGGAAAAGGTCTGACCGTATAAACAACACAGCTGCATCGTTTTCACTTtcaattcacacacacacaaaatgtggttcaattcaattaccggtagttaaatttaaaaaaagacaaccaGACTTTCAATTCACACAAAACTATTTGGTTCAATTCAATtagttaaaattaaaaaaaaaaaaaaaagacaaccagACTTTCAATTCACAAAACAATGTGGTTCAATTCAATTAgttaaaattaaagaaaaaaaaaaagacaaccagACTTTCAATTCACAAAACAATGTGGTTCAATTCAATTAGTtaacattaagaaaaaaagacaaccaGACTTTCAATTCACAAAACAATGTGGTTCAATTCAATTAGTtaacattaagaaaaaaagacaaccaGACATTTCCCAatttaaactgttttatttatccAAAAAGAAGTTTATGCCACCAGAGCAGAAGCTGTAGAGGACTCGCTgtaagagagagaaaagggttCATTAAAACCACATAGTTGGTTAAACTAGTCACAAATACGAGTCTGtgaatataaataaagattgtCTGAAGGGGACTGGCAGAGATGACACCATGTGGTCACTCTGCTAATTTACCTCCAGCTTTTTATAGCACAGAAGAAATATCAATACTCTTAATATTGAAGAGCATGACAATGAAttgtgcaatttttttttttaaacctcaaAATTCTGCAAACGGCAGCACACGGTGATAAAGAATgaaaaagtatttaaacatCACTTTTCAATGGGGAGATTAAATCAGGGCGACTATCCTGACCAGTCTGGTTACTGTCTAAACTGGTTTCCAGGGAAACCAAACAAACAGCCTTTGGACCAGATCGAATTACAACTGGTCAGAGTGAGTCACGTGatgtgggcggagctacaaccagtgggcggagctacaaccaGAGCAGGAAGCTGGTGAACAACTGGAGCTGCTTTTACAGTCAAAACCTGCTAGTagtaatattactactagttattagtagtaataataatactaattagAAGTAGTAAtaatactactgatactactactaattgACACTATTCATTTATACTATGTTATTATAACCATTATATTGTACGTATGTTAACAGTACACTtattatgtttctatattactgtatttcttttattttttatactaatttttctttatcatttatttagtctgagttcATGTTGCCCTGAACATGTATCTGACTTGAGCTGCTGTTAAAACGttcccctctggggatcaatCAAGGATGTTTTCTTAtgttcttcctcctttttatgtatttatttacttttcctttgtttttggggttggttttttttgctttggattttttgttttcttttttctcccctttttattcatctatattttaatttatactgtgtagcttttatacttaaatattacttaaaataatgtatttatttgtcattattttcgTTGAATGTTTGTTCTGttcttggggaaaaaaaaaaaaaacatcctaggaggtagactatctttttttttaatcctgttctactgtgccttaccccctaataaaaatattaaaacaaaggATGTTTTCTTATCTTAGTAGTAATAATACCAATACTAATACAAATTAGTAGTAGTAATACTAAtaatattagtagtagtagcaatacTAATAGTACTACAAATTAGTAGTAGTTATACTAATATTATTAATTAGTAGTAGTAATCATATTACTATTTTTAGGACAAATACTAATTATTAGTATTGGTAATACTACTCATATTGGTAGTAATGGTATTAGCATTATAACTACtaattagtactagtaataataatactagtaattagtagtagcagtagtaatactATTTATTATTATCAGTAGTAGTATTTTTATTACTACTATCAGAGGTCATGCTTCTCATTTATGTGTGGTTGAGTGGATACTTCACAAAACCGTAACATCATTAAACAATCttcacatattaaaaacatgacGCAAGAATATAAAAACTTGTTGGATTTTGGTGTTTTTCTGTGTAGATTTGCCCCCGAATGAGATCAGATCTTCACCGCGCCAGAACCCTCAGACAGAACTGTGAAAAcacctcctggttcctggtgaCACTGTTCTAACCAGCAGTTTCCAGGTAAAAGCTTGTTTCTGGTCGGGACAAACCCGCCCACGGTCCTTCAGTATTTTGCCGCGTCTCAACTCTTGGAACTCTAGTGTTTCAGCTGAGTTTACCCGGCCTCCTGGGAGAGTTGTCTAGATGTATTTGTGCGCTCTCAGACCTCAGGTTTAAGCATATAACCTAAATCTAATTCCTGGGAATCTAAAGACTAAAGGAGGtgaagatcagatcacatttgaTGTCAAGTTAAAGCAGgaaaccaggggccggattcacagaacattcttaagaaaaaaaatcttcctaagTGTCATCTTTTTCTTAAGTtctgtcttaagaagaaaaaagagaagaagtcatattctccaaaaaagttcttaagtattttctcaactttctacTTAAGtttattcttaagaaaaaacttaagaataaatggtattcttgaaataaaagttctccaatttgttcttgacttttttcttaactttaagacaaccttgacctgtcttaaaatttcttctgtgaaaagactaataatcacctttttcaacacattttagacaagtttagactagtaggtcatagtttgaggatgtactttgtaattaattacacaaagagcctgttaactgtttgttagcatgttagttagcgtggtagttaattagtaattttccccaatagtattttttttaatcacattaatctcatccaacataaccttgaaaagttcctgcatctctttttctccttctccatgtttagtgagtgactgacggttaagaccaaactatctgtataaatgtttgttggcgcgtgcaatgacatattttaagaagttcttaagtaggaaaaataagaaattcataAAAATCTTAagacagttcttaagaaaatattgaggaattgcacttaagaactttcttatgaacttcgtaattttagatcttaagacatttcttaagatcgttcttaagaacatattggtgaatccggccccaggtgaTTTTAAGGGGTTCACACACCTTTCCTGGACAACTTGTGCTTTCATAAAAACAACGTATCACAGCTCTGCCCAATGACTTGGATAACAGGCTGATGTCGGTAGATCAGATCATCCCTGATGATCAGAAATGTAACACGACGGAGGGCGATACGTACTACTTCCAGTTGGGGGCCAGTACCCTCTTGGTCTTGTAGTAACGAGCCAATCTGTGGATCCTGCTCTCAATGAGAATCAGGCGGAACTTGGCATCTTTGTCCTGAAAGTACAGCAACAGTTAAGATGATTGATCAGGAATGATCAGAAACTCAACCACCGTCTCCAGACTCCCGGCCCGGCCGTACCTTTCTGTTCCTCTCCAGATGCTTCCTGACGGCCACGGCCTTCTTGATGAGGTGGTACAGATCCTCGGGCAGGTCCGGGGCCAGACCCTTGGACTTCAGGATCCTCAGGATCTTGTTGCCGGTGACGAAGCGCACCTGGGCCACACCGTGGGAATCCCTCAGGATCACACCTGGAAGATCAGACGGTCAGAACCCGAGGAACCGTCGCTCCGGCAGAGCAACCACAACCACTCAACATTTACGCTGATAAAAAATAGTAGCTCCGATATGAGTGGATTTAACATGTTTACTAGTTTACTATGAGTCCGtgaatataaataaagattgtgTGAAGGGGACTGGCAGAGATGACACCACGTGGTCACTCTGCTAATTTACCTACAGCTTTTTATAGCACAGAAGAAATATCAATACTCTTAATATTGAAGAGCATGACAATgaattgtgcattttttttaaacctcaaAATTCTGCAAACAGCAGCACACTGTGATAAAGAATgaaaaagtatttaaacatCAACACTTTTCAATGGGGAGATTAAATCAGGGTAACTATCCTGACCAGTCTGGTTGCTGTCTAAACTGGTTTCCAGGGAAACTCAGGATTTCAAACCCCTTTACAGACAATTTGCATCAGACAATGTCATATCTGAAGGTATAAATTCGTACAGGTTTAATTAactggaattaaaaaaatatatttttctattatgtacaaatgtatacatttatttcattcattgattaaaataaaacaatttaatataaatacaaacatTCCTAAATTATCAATGAAacagagcagaaagaagaatatTCTTgtttaatctgcccctttacatcaagaaatcaatttacaaagaacttaaattaaaaaaataaaatagctgcCGGCCAACAGACAGTCACATGACTTTTGTTCCCAAGTTACAATTCAGTTGATaccattcaaaaaatgtttATATCTCTCATGAAGATGGGGATGTCAATCAAACGTAACCAActtatatttcattatatttctttaacatactggctttaattgttcttttgaatgacatttttgatttggattctttgttcaGATAAAACAAACtaattcctttcacagaaacaacgtTCCATCatttcagtcctgaatcctggttcttttaaatatctgttccctttaagttatacttgctttctatttttttttaatcttttctgaatgttgatcgGTAAAGTTTTTTAATGACCTTTAAACATAATTGCAGAATAGTATAATCTACTAATTCataggaataatggatttgttgggtCTCTACATCGTTTTCagctgattattcttatggctcttttttgcaaaatgaaaagTGACTGAATATGTTTCACctcaacacagtaggtcagatatggaacaatcagtctgttatataaaatgtacaatatttGAATATATGTTGTGACGATGAGCTAATACTGGTGAACATGTTTATGTTGTTTAGGATTGTTCTTTTGTAAATACTGTTTACCAACCACTATTTTGATG includes the following:
- the rps13 gene encoding 40S ribosomal protein S13, with the translated sequence MGRMHAPGKGLSQSALPYRRSVPTWLKLTSDDVKEQIFKLAKKGLTPSQIGVILRDSHGVAQVRFVTGNKILRILKSKGLAPDLPEDLYHLIKKAVAVRKHLERNRKDKDAKFRLILIESRIHRLARYYKTKRVLAPNWKYESSTASALVA